A DNA window from Hordeum vulgare subsp. vulgare chromosome 1H, MorexV3_pseudomolecules_assembly, whole genome shotgun sequence contains the following coding sequences:
- the LOC123413519 gene encoding translation initiation factor IF-2-like, with translation MAAVAAAAPEAQAEEPPAPRPPRAGTPPPEKRAAPTDAEEGEERPEPKRRRARVAALEKVPSAAAAAAAAAAASEEEEDEGFSFLARSFSGVETTPKFGSFNPGAAQFVAFHLTPLADPAADSPPPAVGDDEGEKGKDGNSQ, from the coding sequence ATGGCGGCGGTGGCCGCGGCCGCGCCCGAGGCGCAGGCGGAGGAGCCCCCTGCTCCCCGCCCGCCGCGCGCGGGGACGCCGCCCCCGGAGAAGCGCGCCGCGCCGACGGACgccgaggagggggaggagaggccggagccgaagcggcggcgcgCGCGCGTGGCCGCGCTCGAGAAGGTTCCCagcgcggcggcggctgctgccgCCGCGGCGGCtgcgagcgaggaggaggaggacgagggatTCTCGTTCCTGGCGCGGAGCTTCTCCGGGGTGGAGACGACGCCCAAGTTCGGGTCCTTCAACCCCGGCGCCGCCCAGTTCGTGGCCTTCCACCTGACGCCCCTGGCCGACCCGGCGGCTGACTCGCCGCCGCCGGCGGTGGGCGACGACGAGGGGGAGAAGGGCAAGGACGGCAATTCCCAATAG